In a single window of the Cupriavidus basilensis genome:
- a CDS encoding nuclear transport factor 2 family protein, which produces MNRRNVLVLAATSVAGLHAAGASAQQSSGIEAIKAANQAFYAALSARDTKAMVALWANKPYVVNIGPRSKTVAVGYADAVSGYWPAAFDAFSEMAVSPASIDQVQTDGKLAWVIGTESAVLQPRAGGEALKFETFFTNIFEKNGSRWLLVSHHAQVIPK; this is translated from the coding sequence ATGAATCGCCGCAACGTTCTGGTTCTCGCCGCAACATCGGTCGCCGGTCTGCACGCTGCGGGCGCAAGCGCACAGCAGTCCTCCGGCATTGAAGCGATCAAGGCCGCCAACCAGGCTTTCTATGCCGCCCTCTCCGCGAGGGACACCAAGGCAATGGTGGCCCTGTGGGCTAACAAACCCTATGTTGTCAATATCGGGCCCCGAAGCAAGACCGTAGCCGTCGGATACGCAGATGCCGTGTCCGGGTACTGGCCAGCCGCCTTTGATGCCTTCTCCGAGATGGCGGTGTCGCCTGCATCGATCGATCAAGTCCAGACCGACGGAAAACTGGCCTGGGTCATCGGCACCGAGAGCGCCGTGCTCCAACCCAGGGCCGGCGGCGAAGCGCTGAAGTTCGAGACTTTCTTTACGAATATCTTTGAGAAAAACGGTAGCCGGTGGTTGTTGGTTTCTCACCATGCGCAGGTGATTCCGAAATAA
- a CDS encoding YbaY family lipoprotein codes for MNLRTDKTMWKHPVRQTLAAFAATLALPALAGIVTGTATYRERIALPPDAVFEVTLQDVSRAGAPALVIDRSTLDPAGQPPFHFGVAYQDQAIEPDHRYAVRAVIRQHGRLLFTTDTHVPALDGNNAPLQLQLVSASRGEEKPSEKPAAQVPDSPLRGTYWKLTRLGDAPVSVAERQREPHLILATHEARLSGNGGCNSLMGGYEADGDRLRFKGLAGTMMACAQGMAQETQFLHALETVRRYRIAGRQLDLLGADNAVVASFESVALR; via the coding sequence ATGAACCTGAGAACGGACAAGACCATGTGGAAGCACCCCGTACGCCAAACCCTTGCCGCATTCGCGGCCACCCTGGCGTTACCCGCACTGGCCGGTATCGTGACGGGCACGGCGACCTATCGCGAGCGTATCGCGCTGCCTCCCGATGCCGTGTTCGAAGTCACGCTGCAAGATGTGTCGCGCGCGGGCGCGCCAGCCCTGGTTATCGACCGGTCCACGCTGGATCCGGCGGGGCAGCCGCCCTTCCATTTCGGGGTTGCCTACCAGGACCAGGCGATCGAGCCTGACCATCGCTATGCCGTGCGAGCGGTGATCCGGCAGCATGGCCGGTTGCTGTTCACCACCGACACGCATGTCCCGGCGCTGGACGGCAACAACGCGCCGCTCCAGTTGCAACTGGTATCGGCTTCCAGGGGCGAGGAGAAGCCGTCAGAAAAGCCAGCTGCACAGGTGCCTGACAGCCCGTTGCGCGGGACCTACTGGAAGCTCACGCGGCTGGGCGATGCGCCGGTCAGCGTGGCGGAGCGCCAGCGCGAACCGCACCTGATCCTCGCCACGCACGAAGCGCGGCTGTCAGGCAATGGCGGCTGTAACAGCCTGATGGGCGGCTATGAAGCCGATGGCGACCGGCTTCGCTTCAAGGGCCTGGCAGGCACCATGATGGCCTGCGCGCAGGGCATGGCCCAGGAAACGCAGTTTCTGCACGCACTGGAAACGGTACGGCGCTATCGCATTGCGGGCCGCCAACTCGACCTGCTCGGCGCAGACAATGCCGTGGTGGCGAGCTTCGAGTCTGTAGCGCTGCGGT
- a CDS encoding DUF3649 domain-containing protein: MSSKPTQAVSARYRWMVACQVLAATLGGYALASLFAAMLALALPVVAGVSRAASVLVATLLAFAFYTAVAIWVFSTRSAMRAWAGLVIGAAVFGVVFIALRGAA; encoded by the coding sequence ATGAGCAGCAAGCCCACCCAGGCCGTATCGGCGCGCTACCGCTGGATGGTCGCCTGCCAGGTGCTGGCAGCGACGCTCGGCGGCTACGCGCTGGCCTCGTTGTTCGCGGCTATGCTGGCGCTGGCGCTGCCGGTCGTCGCCGGCGTTTCACGCGCGGCCAGCGTGCTCGTGGCCACGCTGCTTGCCTTTGCGTTTTACACGGCGGTGGCGATCTGGGTGTTCAGCACGCGCAGCGCCATGCGAGCGTGGGCCGGGCTGGTCATCGGCGCTGCCGTGTTCGGCGTAGTGTTCATCGCCTTGCGGGGCGCAGCATGA
- a CDS encoding DUF1697 domain-containing protein — translation MKTKIILLRGVTPTGKNKVLMAPLRAALEEAGLANVRTYIQSGNVIASTNLNQSAIEDLVHDVIKERFGGDIKVLARSAPYFNEAMDNNPFKGADPAKLYFTLLSAGPEDALLGAFHALGHAPDQVQVVGDMAYVLCATKYSDLKANNNFIERKLKVAATTRNFNTISKLIALGAIG, via the coding sequence ATGAAGACAAAGATCATTCTGTTGCGCGGTGTAACGCCGACGGGAAAGAACAAGGTGCTCATGGCACCGCTGCGCGCTGCGCTGGAAGAAGCGGGGCTCGCCAACGTGAGAACCTACATCCAGAGTGGCAATGTCATTGCATCGACGAATCTGAACCAGTCCGCCATCGAGGACCTGGTTCACGATGTCATCAAGGAACGGTTTGGTGGCGATATCAAAGTCCTGGCAAGGTCGGCACCGTACTTCAACGAGGCGATGGACAACAACCCGTTCAAGGGCGCCGATCCCGCAAAGCTCTATTTCACGCTGCTGTCAGCCGGGCCTGAAGATGCGTTGCTCGGCGCGTTCCATGCACTTGGACATGCGCCAGACCAGGTACAAGTGGTCGGCGACATGGCGTATGTGTTATGCGCCACGAAATACAGCGACCTGAAGGCCAACAACAATTTCATCGAGAGAAAGCTCAAGGTGGCCGCGACGACCCGTAATTTCAATACGATCTCGAAGCTCATTGCGCTCGGTGCTATCGGCTGA
- a CDS encoding PepSY-associated TM helix domain-containing protein, translated as MKDSFRQRMAWLHTWCGLACGWLLCAIFLTGTLSVFREPITRWMQAQPALPASTEAIVLTQAEVLQRAARYLAATAPDASLWGMDMPRHEGDAIHLWQAGSRSPAIRQAAMDPRTGTLLPVPWGRHTEGGRHFMAFHYSLEAGLAGFWVVGAMAMGMLVALVSGVVVHKRIFQDFFTFRPGKGQRSWLDAHNATAVLALPFLFMIVYTGLAIFYTSYVPLPLHAAYGWDDNAFSQFQGELSPKTPLLRPRTGKAAAMHDLAPLLRQARALTGSPASRLIVERPADTSMVIKILGRTPDTGTSRRILNEAGSVTFDGVTGAVLDVKRSDPADAHSAKDIHRVMEQLHLVGFGGWTMKWLYFFSGLSGTAMMATGTLLFTIKRRKKSEHEFGTFTARVYRCIEALNVAAIAGLCIACIAYLYGNRLIPADLPDRATWEIRIFFYAWLATLLHATVRPPVRAWMAQLSAGALLCLGLPLLNALSTAEQAWTYASRADWERAGVELTVIGFGLALAFSAWQVRRGWSGRATPAVKT; from the coding sequence ATGAAAGACAGTTTTCGCCAGCGCATGGCATGGCTTCATACCTGGTGCGGCCTGGCCTGCGGCTGGCTGCTCTGCGCCATTTTCCTGACCGGCACGCTGAGTGTGTTTCGCGAACCGATTACGCGCTGGATGCAGGCGCAGCCGGCATTGCCCGCCAGCACGGAGGCGATCGTGCTCACGCAAGCCGAGGTGCTCCAGCGCGCGGCGCGCTACCTTGCCGCGACCGCGCCGGATGCCAGCCTCTGGGGCATGGATATGCCCCGGCACGAAGGCGACGCGATCCATCTGTGGCAAGCCGGGAGCAGATCGCCCGCCATTCGGCAAGCCGCGATGGACCCGCGCACCGGCACGCTGCTGCCGGTGCCCTGGGGCCGGCACACGGAAGGCGGCCGGCATTTCATGGCTTTCCACTATTCGCTGGAAGCCGGCCTGGCGGGCTTCTGGGTGGTCGGGGCGATGGCAATGGGCATGCTGGTGGCGCTCGTATCCGGCGTTGTCGTGCACAAGCGCATCTTCCAGGACTTCTTTACCTTCCGTCCCGGCAAGGGGCAGCGCTCCTGGCTCGATGCGCACAACGCCACGGCCGTGCTGGCGCTGCCCTTCCTGTTCATGATCGTCTACACCGGCCTCGCCATCTTCTATACGAGCTATGTGCCATTGCCGCTGCATGCAGCCTACGGATGGGATGACAATGCGTTCAGCCAATTCCAGGGCGAGTTATCGCCCAAAACGCCGTTGCTGCGCCCCCGCACGGGAAAGGCAGCCGCAATGCACGACCTTGCACCTTTGCTGCGGCAGGCGCGGGCACTAACGGGCAGCCCAGCGAGCCGCCTCATCGTCGAACGCCCCGCAGACACCAGCATGGTAATCAAGATCCTGGGGCGCACGCCCGACACCGGAACCTCCCGCCGCATTCTCAACGAGGCCGGCAGCGTCACCTTTGATGGCGTCACCGGCGCCGTGCTCGACGTAAAGCGGTCCGATCCAGCCGATGCGCACTCGGCGAAGGACATTCACCGCGTCATGGAGCAGTTGCACCTGGTGGGCTTCGGTGGATGGACGATGAAGTGGCTGTATTTCTTCAGTGGCCTGTCTGGTACGGCCATGATGGCCACCGGCACCCTCCTCTTCACCATCAAGAGACGCAAGAAGAGCGAGCATGAGTTCGGCACCTTCACCGCACGCGTCTATCGCTGCATCGAGGCATTGAACGTCGCGGCCATCGCCGGCCTCTGCATTGCCTGCATCGCCTACCTGTACGGCAACCGGTTGATCCCCGCCGACCTGCCCGACCGCGCCACGTGGGAGATCCGCATCTTCTTTTACGCCTGGCTGGCAACGCTGCTGCACGCCACGGTCCGGCCGCCAGTCCGGGCCTGGATGGCGCAATTGTCGGCAGGCGCGCTGCTCTGCCTCGGCTTGCCATTACTCAACGCGCTGAGCACCGCGGAGCAGGCCTGGACCTACGCCTCGCGGGCGGACTGGGAGCGTGCGGGCGTGGAACTGACGGTGATCGGCTTCGGCCTTGCGCTCGCATTTTCGGCCTGGCAAGTCCGGCGCGGCTGGTCGGGGCGGGCAACGCCGGCGGTGAAGACATGA
- a CDS encoding DsbC family protein, with amino-acid sequence MKRTLLLPICAALIVQIYGCGEKAKVEANPAPSSVAQQPAATLSIESVASNTHGFNAGNVLSARKIYIFFDPQCPHCGELWKAAKPLLSSAHFIWIPVGLLTPEKSALQSAYLLGSQNAVRDMDNHEALLDARKGGLEVSAAQTPENAVSQVKANTEYFLRLKLDSVPFAVYQGPGGEMLTFSGALTTEALKERLGI; translated from the coding sequence ATGAAAAGAACACTACTGCTGCCGATCTGCGCAGCGCTCATCGTCCAGATTTATGGTTGCGGAGAGAAAGCCAAAGTCGAGGCAAATCCCGCGCCTTCCAGCGTCGCCCAGCAGCCTGCTGCAACGCTGTCGATCGAGTCCGTGGCAAGTAACACGCACGGTTTCAATGCCGGCAATGTGCTCAGCGCCAGGAAGATCTATATCTTCTTTGATCCGCAGTGCCCCCATTGCGGTGAGCTCTGGAAGGCAGCGAAGCCACTGCTGTCGTCCGCGCACTTCATCTGGATCCCGGTCGGACTGCTGACCCCGGAAAAATCCGCGCTGCAGAGCGCCTACCTGCTCGGTAGCCAGAACGCTGTCAGGGACATGGACAATCATGAAGCCTTGCTCGACGCGCGCAAGGGTGGGCTTGAGGTCTCCGCCGCACAGACCCCGGAAAATGCCGTGAGCCAGGTCAAGGCCAACACCGAGTACTTTCTACGCTTGAAGCTGGACAGCGTGCCATTTGCCGTTTATCAGGGCCCTGGGGGCGAGATGTTGACGTTCTCGGGAGCGCTGACTACCGAGGCACTCAAAGAGCGGCTCGGCATATAG